In a genomic window of Camelina sativa cultivar DH55 unplaced genomic scaffold, Cs unpScaffold00607, whole genome shotgun sequence:
- the LOC104773658 gene encoding uncharacterized protein LOC104773658, producing the protein MDDIGSGDGGSIGVVSTPWKPIQLVFKRYLPQRGSESKVRAVVKKPVVVRLTRDLVETYKICDPQFKYRGELNPKRYLTTPSVGVHNDGFDNVNSDLILAVNDDFCSSDSRQRYIVKDLLGHGTFGQVAKCWVPETNSFVAVKVIKNQPAYYQQALVEVSILTTLNKKYDPEDKNHIVRIYDYFLHQRHLCICFELLDMNLYELIKINQFRGLSLSIVKLFSKQILLGLALLKDAGIIHCDLKPENILLCASVKPTEIKIIDFGSACMEDKTVYSYIQSRYYRSPEVLLGYQYTTAIDMWSFGCIVAELFLGLPLFPGGSEFDILRRMIKILGKQPPDYVLKEAKNTNKFFKCVGSVHNLGNGGTYGGLKSAYMALNEEEFEAREKKKPEIGKEYFHHKNLEEIVKSYPYKINLPEDDVVKETQIRLALIDFLRGLVEFDPAKRWSPFQAAKHPFITGEPFTCPYNPPPETPRVHVAQNIKVDHHPGGGHWFAAGLSPHVSGRTRIPMHNSPHFQMIPYSHANSYGSIGSYGSYNDGTIQENSYGSYGGTGNMFAYYSPVNHSGLYMQNKGGVPMLGTSPDARRRVMQYPHGNGLGTSPSAGNFAPLPLGTSPSQFTPNTNNQFLAGSPGHHGPTSPVRNSCHGSPLGKMAAFSQINRRMSVGYSGGSQSQDSSLAQAQGHGMDNFYQNEGYSGQFSGSPSRRQLDSGVKNRTQTQGTTLNTGYSTHNVSSSSLRSNMCNPSNTGPHLESPDIALSVPDPGDWDPNYSDELLLEEDSADESSLPNAFNRGMQLGSTDASSFSRRFNSNASTSSSNPTTQRRYAPNQAFSQVEIGSPPSNDPHARFGQHMPGSQFTHVSQNSPSRLGQQPPQRFNHGRPNAGRAVDRNHINAQLPPSNTNSGGQQRSPRSSSYTNGVPWGRRTNNHVPNVPSTSHGRMDYGSIA; encoded by the exons GTTGTAGTGAGACTAACTAGGGACTTGGTTGAGACATACAAAATATGTGACCCACAGTTCAAATATAGAGGAGAGTTGAATCCTAAGCGGTACTTGACAACTCCATCAGTTGGTGTGCACAATGATGGCTTTGATAATGTCAACTCTGATCTAATTCTGGCTGTAAATGATGATTTTTGCAGTTCAGATTCACGGCAGAG ATACATTGTCAAAGATCTTCTTGGCCATGGGACTTTTGGTCAGGTTGCTAAATGCTGGGTTCCTGAGACAAACAGCTTTGTTGCTGTGAAAGTAATAAAAAACCAGCCTGCATACTATCAGCAGGCGCTGGTTGAAGTATCTATTTTGACAACG CTAAACAAGAAGTATGATCCAGAGGATAAGAACCATATTGTTCGCATATACGACTACTTCTTACATCAACGTCATCTGTGCATATGCTTTGAACTTCTCGACATGAACCT GTATGAGCTCATAAAGATAAATCAGTTTAGAGGTCTGTCATTAAGTATAGTCAAGCTCTTCTCTAAGCAG ATCTTACTTGGTTTGGCTCTTTTGAAAGATGCTGGCATAATCCATTGTGATCTGAAGCCAGAAAATATTCTTCTGTGTGCCAG TGTGAAGCCAACTGAAATTAAGATAATCGACTTTGGATCAGCGTGCATGGAAGATAAAACTGTTTATTCATATATTCAG AGTCGTTACTACAGATCGCCAGAAGTCTTACTTGGATACCA ATACACTACAGCTATTGACATGTGGTCTTTTGGCTGCATCGTTGCCGAGCTGTTTCTTGGATTGCCACTGTTTCCAGGAGGTTCAGAATTTGATATCTTGAGGCGTATGATCAAAATACTTGG CAAACAACCACCTGATTATGTGCTCAAGGAagcaaaaaatacaaataagttCTTTAAATGTGTTGGGAGTGTCCACAATTTAGGGAATGGTGGAACATATGGTGGCCTCAAAAGTGCTTATATGGCACTGAATGAAGAAGAGTTTGAAGCT agagaaaagaaaaagccaGAAATTGGGAAAGAGTACTTCCACCATAAGAACCTTGAAGAAATTGTTAAAAGCTATCCTTACAAGATAAACTTGCCTGAGGACGATGTAGTCAAAG AAACTCAAATCCGGTTAGCTCTTATTGATTTTCTGAGAGGACTTGTTGAATTTGATCCAGCCAAACGTTGGTCACCTTTTCAG gCAGCAAAGCACCCTTTCATCACTGGGGAACCTTTTACGTGCCCATACAACCCTCCGCCAGAGACACCTCGTGTG CATGTTGCTCAAAATATCAAAGTGGACCATCATCCAGGTGGAGGGCATTGGTTTGCCGCTGGTCTCTCTCCTCAT GTATCAGGGAGAACCAGAATCCCAATGCACAATAGTCCCCATTTTCAGATGATTCCTTATTCACATGCAAATAGTTATGGGAGTATTGGAAGCTATGGTAGCTATAATGATGGTACTATACAGGAAAATAGCTATGGGAGCTATGGAGGGACAGGAAATATGTTTGCATATTATTCTCCTGTGAATCATTCTGGCTTATACATGCAAAACAAAGGTGGTGTTCCAATGCTTGGAACTAGTCCTGATGCCAGACGCAGGGTTATGCAGTACCCACATGGAAATGGTCTTGGTACAAGTCCATCAGCTGGAAATTTTGCACCATTACCCCTCGGCACTAGTCCCTCACAATTTACTCCAAATACAAACAATCAATTTTTAGCTGGGTCTCCTGGACACCATGGCCCGACATCTCCAGTAAGAAACAGTTGTCATGGGTCTCCTCTAGGAAAGATGGCTGCGTTTAGTCAGATTAACAGAAGAATGAGCGTTGGATATTCTGGAGGTTCTCAGTCGCAGGATTCTTCCTTGGCCCAAGCGCAAGGACATGGGATggataatttttatcaaaatgagGGGTATTCTGGACAATTTTCTGGTTCACCTTCACGGCGACAATTGGATTCTGGTGTCAAAAACCGTACACAGACACAAGGAACGACATTAAATACGGGGTACTCTACTCATAACGTTTCCAGCTCATCACTTCGGTCCAATATGTGTAACCCTTCCAATACTGGACCCCATCTTGAAAGTCCGGATATTGCCTTATCGGTACCTGATCCGGGAGATTGGGACCCAAATTACAG TGATGAATTGCTTCTAGAAGAAGATAGTGCGGATGAGAGTTCTCTTCCTAATGCATTCAACAGAGGTATGCAACTTGGTTCAACAGATGCCTCCAGTTTTTCCAGAAGGTTCAACAGTAATGCCTCTACCTCATCCTCAAATCCGACAACCCAAAG GAGATATGCTCCCAATCAAGCCTTTTCACAAGTAGAGATTGGCAGTCCTCCAAGTAATGATCCTCATGCCAGATTTGGTCAACATATGCCAGGATCACAATTTACTCATGTCTCCCAGAACTCTCCAAGTCGCTTAGGGCAACAACCTCCACAACGGTTCAACCATGGGAGACCAAACGCTGGAAGAGCTGTGGATCGGAATCACATCAACGCTCAGCTTCCTCCTTCCAACACCAATTCAGGGGGTCAACAACGCTCACCCAGAAGTAGCTCATATACCAATGGGGTACCTTGGG GACGTAGGACTAACAATCATGTCCCGAATGTTCCATCGACGTCCCATGGAAGGATGGACTACGGAAGTATTGCTTAA